CCCTATCTTCCAGCCATAGGTGCTGGCTCTGCCTTCAGTAATGTTGGGCACAGAGAGAGTCCTTTCTTGGCCCTCATGTCAGGAGCAGGGAAATACTATTTATTGAAGAGGCAAAGTGGGTAATCTGACTGGAGCCAGTCTAATGCAATAGACAGTTAGAAAACCTGGCACATGGAGACCATGAAAAAGTTCCTGGGACAGATGAGAAAGGGTCCTGTGGTCTAGCTGCTGCATTTTTAACTCATCCCAAGATGGAGATGGATTAACACCAACTGGAATGGAGGCAGAGGTAAGTAGCGTGGAAAGCAACTTCAATAATATCAAAGCAGAATGGTTGATATCATTCCCGATGCACGGGCCGTTCTAGAGTATGCCAGGGAGGCTGTTCACAATGTCCCTTTTTATATTTGATTCCCACCAACCCTACTTTTGTTTTGTTACTGTAACTACAGTCAGAGGCCCAGGGCCTTTGATTCAgatataaatcaggaataattcccactgaaatcaatggaattatgctAGTATTAAGTTAGGGTAAAATCAGCCCCCCCTTTTCTTTGGGTTTTCAGCTCCTAGTTTGGAAGTGCCAGGACCATCCTTTGTTGGAACAGGTAATACCTTGCTGCTTTTAACAGTGAGCAAAATTATATGCCAGTGGCACTGCCTACAGCCTCTCTGATAGGCTGTCTGTATGTAATATGTCCTGAGAAATGTGGTAGATACGGATAAGCCGCCACCCTCCCAGATATCCACCTCAAATTAGTAATAACTACCTGATGACCAGCTTCCTAGATTAGGTACACAATGCGTAAGAACTTCTGCTCCCAGTTACCAGCGTACCCAACCCAATAGTTTGCACAGCAATAATAGGCTTCTGTTTGCACATCTTATTCTACAAAACTCTCCTCTTAAGGAGAGCTGAGTATAGATTGcaatcagggcttaaattctcagagtatttcccagagcactgggactcagggcttcagcaaTGTGGGGGGGTAcaagggcttggggcttcagtcccgtgggtttgaaaatatttactggagcttTGCTgcggacagctccagctgaatttaagccctgcctgCAATACAAAACAAAGACTGAGGTCAGTCAGGCTAGCCCTACTCCTCGTATAATTGCTTTAGTAGCATTAAAGAGCCAAGTTCATATTGTTTAAAAGCTGCAAGCTTAAACACTTTCCTAGGAAAATGTTATTGAATTAACGGACAGGAGAACAGAATCAGTTAGTAGATTGGAATTGTTTGTTTCAACagttaaaaaaccccacacattaAGATAATCAGTCTGAATATTTAGCAGCAATTTGCAGACACAACACATTGATTAACAAGGGTTCCATGTTGGTGAAGAACTGGAGACGAGGAGGAAGCGTACATTTTCTCTGGGTCCGTCATTACTGGATTCTTCCTGGGAAGCAACAGCTATCTTTTCTTTTGAAGGATCTTTAGGAGTTCTCTGGGGAAGAAGCTGGGCAAGAATGTTTGGCAAAACTCCTCCCCCTGCAATGGTCACATCTTCAAAGAGCCGGTTCAGTGCTTCCTCGTTCCTCACAGCCAGCTGGATGTGTTGTGGTAAAATCCTGACTCTCTTGTTTTCACGGGCAGCGTTTCCTGACAGTTCCAGTATCTCAGCCGTCAGATATTCCAGCACAGCCATCAGGTAAACCGGAGCTCCAGCACCTATTCTCTCAGCATAGTTCCCTCTTCGGAGAAGCTGGTGAACACGACCCACTGGGAATTGTAGACCAGCCCTTGGTGTCTTTGTTTTCCTTGTAAGCACAATTTTTCTGTTGATCTTTTTGCCAGTTGGTGGCATTTTTACTCAGCTGGGTGTGGTGGATGGTGAAATCTCATCATTCATAGCATCATGCCCAtaagatttatatttttaataaaactagTAGAAAAACTAGTAAAAATCCCAGTCAGTATCCTTACAATTTTTCTTCACTGATAGACTGCTGTAGTTATACATCGCACTAGATAAATACCAGTCTGTCAGAGAGAATGGTTTTTGGACCACTGGCGTTCTAATGTTTTGCTTGTGCATGCCATCTGTCATAGCTCATCTGTATGAGCCACAATTATATTCTTGGTCAGTGTGTGGTGAGTGGATGGTTTGGGGTCAAGGTGTCAATGGTAGTGGACAACAGCTGATTTACTGTGGTACTAACTCAATGGCACCTTGGCCTTGTATTTGTGTAGCTTGTTCTCTTAAGGTGAGTTGGAAACCTAGGGAGTTCAGGAGTAGAGCTGGTTAAATACTTTCCAATGAAATGTTTTTCTATCTGATTTTTCCATGGGAATGTTtgacaaaatgtttaaaaaaattaaaaaatttcaatgttgtcatttcaaaacaacttttcttttaaaaattgaaactgaGCATTTCAATTggtccaaaatattttttcaaaagatTTGTTTTACAGGAAATTCAGAAAtgttgttttcattccaatttggaacaaaaccaaatttcaggATGTCAGGATTtcccatggaacagaaattcAGAGTTTCTGAATTCTAGCTCTGTTCAGGTGCAGACCAGCTTCGGTTGCTCACTACCTTGGTGGGAAAGCTCTGTTCTTTGCCTGGAGATCAGGAGAGTGGTAAATTGGTAATGTCTCCATTATTCAGTCCTAGGCTGAAGTTCTGTAGGACTAGGTGGTATAGAAGTAGAActgatttgtaaaaataaataaaaatctcaaaCTGTCAGAACCAAAACTTTTAGTGGAAACAGATTGGTTTCAACCAACCTTTTTGGGAAGGTGTTTCAGATCCAGGATGGAGTTTTTCTGGCCAAAACCAGGAAGAGAAAGCCAGAACCCCTACAACAGCCCAGTGTTTAGGGTACTTAGCTGGGGTGTAGGAGACTCATTAGGTTCAAGTGTCTGCTCTGAATCATGCAGAATAGGGACTTAAAGCTGAAGTTTGCACATCCCCAAGTGAGAGCCCAAATCATTGAGTGATTGGCtattttggtgggggaggagggtattttttttggcaaaatgtttttaaaggtcTCGTTTTTGTTCTGATGGAGAACAAAAACAATTCCAAAACCTCAATATTTTTCACAGAACagaatggttttccagccagctctataTACAAGTACTAAAAGTAGGTcagtaattatttaattatattgACCGTTCAGTGTAGGGATATTTTAGCAACGTACCACATTTAACCATTCTGACATGTCACTAACTTAATTTCTATGGAGATATATATTCATACATTTACACAGGTCTAGTGCTACAGAGAGGTGTCACTTCCCAAAGTAGCTCCTGCTTTTCTTGTTAGTAGTAACAGCTTAGACAAGTCAATCATAAGCTTAGAACAGAGGTAGTCTGAGAACTCAACTGATTTTTCCCATGTGGGTCTAACATCTGAGTCTCTTAGTTGCCCCTACATTCAAGAACTCTAGCACGCTCTTCCCTGCTCACCATCACTATCTCCAACAGATCctcagaaggaaaacaaatatcagagggatagccatgttaatctggatctgtaaaagcggcaaagagtcctgtggcaccttatagactaacagatgtattggagcataagctttcgtgggtgaatacccacttcgtcggatgcatgtagtggaaatttccagaggcaggtataaatatgcaagcaagaatcaggctagggataacgaggttagttagATAATGAGGAAAACAGTGTATGAGAGCATCTAATATAAATTCCCTTTAAGATTTTTCTATGTGCAGGAAATTACACGTGGTATTTCAAAATGATAGAGGAAAGACCCCTTCCTGTTCTCTTTTCATGTGATTTATTACTTCCCCATAGCTTCTCACTTACATGTAGTAAAGTTCAGGTCTGAACTTACACCCAAGTAAAAAAGCTTTAATGTTTCTTTGTGACGTTTCAGTCACATGTGTGGTAGTAGAGAATAAGAAGGAAAAAGTGTACTCTTAGAAGGAAAAAGTCCTTCACATTAAAAGCATCACATACTAAGACAGCAGTGGATtacagtacatttaaaatattgtaagtCAATAATTTACCTTTTcatacttttttcccctctcagaaAAAACTAAAGTGCATTTAAGACTCCTGTCCTTCTAGACTAGGGCTATTCCTCTTGTTTTTAAGCAAGGACCAGCTCATTAACACTTCTTTCAGAATAATTAATCCAGAGGAAATGACACCTCTGGCATTAATCAGCTCCAAAAGACATAACAAAATtatgaggaggagagagaggaacacTTCAGAGACTGAGATTTCTGATTTGGAAAATATCAACCATTTTTATTCATTGATATTTTATTGAAATCCTTGCAATACATCCAGTCTTCATTTTCAGCATTTCTATGTTTCGTTGTTTAAATAATCATTATGTCCTTTTCTAACCTACTAATTTAGGCAtcaatcctgcaaaaacttatACATGTGTGTAACTTGACTATTATGAGTAGTtcctttgatgtcaatggggctATTCACAATAGTAAAGATAAGCACAtacacaagtgtttgcaggattggggctcaTATGTGTAAAGTGCATACCTGTTGTAGGATaagtataaaattaaagaattaaaattaGTTTAAGTTTGGTTAAGGAACTACATATGTTTTATAAAGAAAGGCCCTGACTAGCAAGTATAAGGAAGGCCTTGGAAATAATAAGTAATAAGACCAGAAGAATAAAGTAGGGAGGATGACTGATGCACAGAATAACTAAAGAGATAGGGGGAAGTTTCCTGAAAAGAAGGTCTCTGACTGCTAGGGGTGACTGCTGATAGTTTTAAATCAAACAGAGAATCTGTCTTAAAATGAGCCAGAACAGCCCTTCCCCAACCCACATACCCGTGTTACAACCTGTGTGAATCCAGGTGCAATGGGAAAATCGTTGGATAGCAAGATGGAGTGGAGGAAAGGCCTTTGTAAAAGGAGGTTGTAAATCTTAGctggattaagactggaaataagggttaACTGTCTTCAACTGAAGTCAGTAACTGGCAATGACATCACTTCTTTGTTCAAGGGTATAAAAAGTAAACTCTGGGAGGGTTtattgctaatacctgcctgaccacGCTGGAGTCGACCAATATGGGTCTAAGCACCAAGGGGTTTAGCCCATTTGTAAGTAGCTTGGTCAAATGCTTATAAATTGTTTTGTTATTGTTTGAatgtagtaaattgcttattatttaggcaTGTTTAGTGTAAGTGCATAAAGTACaatttggcctttggatttaataaaaggaatttatggttaaattaatGTTTTGGGGGTTTCCCATATCAATATAAATAACTTCAGATATTATTACCAATTCCAACATGTTGGCAGAACTGAGGCCTTAGTTGCTGGTTCCAGTTTGTGCTATGCTGGGAGTCAGTGATagccagatccacaaaggaacttaggtgcctaaagcctagatttaggtgcttaagtccTAGTTTTATGCACCATTGTGATCACAAAACCCCTGGTTGGCTGCTGCTGAACCCTGTAGGTGTAAACTCACTCAGCCCCTACATTTTTGCCATAAAAATTCTCTCTATGCTTAACTTGTTGCCTCTGGGTTCGCACGCTGCTGCCTCAGCTGGGTGTCTATCTCCAGCCTAAGTCCCAGCAGAGCCCTGAAACCAGAGAAGGATGGGCAGAGGAACATCTTGCCAGCAGGGCTCAATCCAGTAGGGGTGATTATAGGCCTCTCACAGAAAATGGCTGGGTGAAGAAGCCTCCCCTTTAACCCAGTGGTGGAGGTTCTCATTTGGGCTGTGAGAGCCCCCTGGTTCAATTCCCCGCTCTGCCTAACAAAGTGAACAGATGTTGATCATCTCTTAGCTAACTAAGTGGGGCTATGGAGCAGTCTGATGTGGAGGTGACAGCAGGGGGTATTCCCTCAATCTCTCTTGTTGAAACCATTCTACTTTGTAGAGAAAAGACAAAATAAGAATGACtttatagtccagtgattagggcacacACCTGAGTGGGAGTCGattccctgttcaaatcccttttcatCCAGCAACAAGGGAGAATAGAACTGCAGTCTTCCATATCTGATGTGCATACCCTAATCATAGAGTctaaggactggaagggacctcgagaggtcatctagtccagtcccctgcactcatggcaggactgagtattatctagaccagccctgacaggtgtttgtctaacctgctcttaacccccaatgacggagattccacaacctccctaggcaatttattccaatgtttagccaccctgacagttatCAAATTTTTCCCCTAATCTCCAATTTAACTCCCCACCAGGCCCCTTGCTGCAATCTCTGAGGATGCACAAGAAGCAAAATCACTGGGTTAAAGATTTTTAAGGGAGGTTTATGCCTTGTCCACACCACCCTTATCTTTTTTTTGTGGTTTGAGGCAGGCACCTAATTCATTCTGATAGACCCTAAGCAAAGACAGGCACTCCCCTCTAACCTTGAGACTGGGATGCCAAACTCTGTGAGAGGAGTGGGGATTAGGACACACTCCCATTATCAACATCTTCCATAGTCTATCATAGACTGTTCCCTACTTACTGTGCTGGCTTTTGTAGACCCCTTTCCTTGGCGCCTGTCTCTCTCCAAGCATTGTATAGGGAGCATAGGCACCTACATCAGGCTTTCTAGATCCCATGATTTTCAAGGTGCCTAAAAAtgaggcattgcaatgctgagtatTGCAACATCCAAGCCCTTTATGCAGCTGGGCTACAGATCCTAGGTATGCAGACTGACCTGCAGTTTTAATAGCAATTCAAACAAACTAATTGTTGGAATTActaatatttgaaattattagtaTGAGAAATCACCAGATACCAATTTAACCAtgaattcctttattaaatccaaagagTACTTTATGCAGTTGGTCTAAATATacctaaataataagcaatttattGCATCCAAAcaataacaaaacattttataagtATTCAATCAAGGTACTTACAACCAGGCAAAACCTCAGGGTGCTGAGGCCCATAGTAGTCAGCTTCAGCatggtcaggcaggtattagcaataAACTCTTTAACAGTTTACTTTTTATACTCTTTAACAAACAAGTGGGGTCACTGCCAATTACTGACTACAGCTAAAAATCAGTTGGAGGCAGttcacccttatttccagtcttcatTCAGATAAGATAAAAGAAACTTCCTCCATCTCTCAGGTGTTGGTAATAAATTTCTTGCTTTCATCCATAATAAAGTTTACTAGTTTGGGGAATGAATGGCTCATCAATAATCCAGAGGGTCAGCTGATCTGGAATAAAAGCTGCTAATAGGATGGCTACTgctgagagattaaaaagaaggCAATTAGCTTCTACTATAAGAAGAGTTTTGCTGGATAGAGCTGGTGGCAAGCTTGGGAGAGGATGAAGTAAAGTTCATTGAAGGTAATGGGAAGTTTGTCTTGATTTTTAGTTATGTTATATACCTGAAAGGTGAAGATATTGTATTTCAAAGGAAGCATTGCTTTAGAAAAAAACAATAGTGGGTATTAGTAGATGTATGTAAGGTAGAACTTATGTCTTTAGTTCATATCTAGGATTTTTCTTGACTCTGTATGTGACTATGTAGGGCTATTTTGTTTTCCTTACTGTTTTGTCCTAGCCTAATAGATATTATACTCACAAAACCATGAGTCCTAGACTTAAGATCAGTTTGTTTTCCTACTGTACTCTGCCTTTCACCAGTACTACACAGAAGAGCTTTAATGGCTCTATATTAAGCTGATGACCTCTGAACTCTAATATATCCTGCACTAACTGTGGTGAAAACTAGTTAGTGAGCATCTACTGAGAAGGCAAAAAACTGTGAAGAGTAATCCCTACTGATGCTtgtgctttgagagaaataaGTCTGACAGTGGATTCTACAACATAAAAGTTTCATGACTCCATACTCTTCTACTTTAGGGTTCTTGAAGGTCTCtgtttagctttttttttaaaaaaaacaaaaaaaaaacagccttaGGGAGCCTAATGGTATCTtccttcagcaggaaaaaaatcccACGAAATACCCACTGTCCTGTGAAAAAACTACTGGGAGCATTTTAAGATTACATTGCTTCAGAAGTTGTTAAAGGAATACTTGGCACTTGAAAGTTGTTGGTAAGACCTTACTTGTGTCTCTTGGGAATAGGCCTGGCTGCTCTGAAGCAGAAAATAAGTCTAAAGATGCTGCGTCTGTATAGGAGAACCAACTATccctctattttattttttttaaataaaaatctgaaaatagcTATCTGCTCCTATGTAATATGAATAGAGTGGATGGTGATACATGGGCCTTCTCTTGGCAAGGGGAACCAAAATTGTTCTCTAAAAGTGGTTTCTGGGTAGATTATTCTTGACTAGCTGCCTTGCTAACTTAAGGCAGGCATGGGAGACAATGATTCACCAAAGTTAAACAAAAATCTGTTTGAGATCTATGGCTTAAAGAGGGGATTACTAGTGGTGCGCTGTAGTTCAAGCTGAACAAATTATTAGGGAGCTGTCtaggtgggttttggggggggggggcctctcgTGCATTTGTGAATAAATCTAGGTATGGGACTAGGAGGGTATATTTAACCTTGGTACCCTTTAGGCTCTTATTCTATAGCTGTAACACTGTCGTAACCTAGTTCTTCTTCTCTGGTTTGATGTTAGGATGTCTGGACGTGGAAAGAAAAATGTGGTGGCTGCAAAACCTACACTTCTACCAAGAAAAACAAAGTCAGCAAAGGCTGGCCTGCAATTCCCAGTGGGTCGTGTCCACCGACTTCTCAAAAGAGGGAACTATGCTGAGAGAATAGGTGCTGGTGCTCCAGTCTACCTGGCGGCCGTGCTGGAATATCTGACGGCTGAGATATTGGAACTGTCAGGAAATGCTGCCCGTGAAAACAAGAAAGGCAGGATTGGGCCACGACACATCCAGCTGGCCGTGCGGAACGATGAAGAGCTGAACAAGCTGTTTGCCGATGTGACCATTGCTGAAGGAGGAGTTATGCCCAACATCCTTTCCCAGCTTCTTCCCAAGAAAACTCTTAGAGAGCCTTTACCAAGAGGGGATGCTGCTGCTTCCCAAGAACAATCCAGTAGCCACTGACTTACTCCTGCCTTGCCTTGGCTGGACTTCTGTACTTGGTGACCATTGACTCATGTTTATCAATGCTCTATATATGCTAACACTGCTAAATATTACTCAGGGTGATTGTTTTAATGGTTTGTATGTGTTTTAGATGTTTGTAATAAACTTTATAGAATTCAGCAGTTGATTCAATCTACTGTTTTCCCTTCAAGGAGTGGGGAGTATTAACACTTTCTCCAGGAAAAATCTAGCTGGTAGCTCTTAAGCCACAAACGTGCTTCTCTAGCGCTTTCAAAGCAAGCATGTTAAGAGGAGAGCTAGCCTGGCCTCAGACCCTGTGTTGAACTCCAAGGTCTAATTAAACCTCTCAaaaagaagagggagggagagagcacagATTCTTTGCACCTATGGATGTAATGCAGATGGGAGGACTCTGCAGCCAGGAGGGATGAAGGGAAACAGAAGACCTCTGCTTCTACATGCTAAAATAATAACATATCCATCTTCATTTATGAATTTGTAATAGAGTTGAGTCCAGTACCTTCAATAGTCATGAACATTGTAGAATGAACTCATTACTCACTGATCAGCTACAAgccattgactttttttttttaaatggatcagCATAGTAGCGCTCTCTACCTCTTCAGAGACCTTGTCTAAAAAGGTAGGATACCCTCCATGCTGATCGTGAATTAAATCTAAATCTCTAATAGTCACTCCTTTCTCACTGCCTTTTGCCAGGTCATGTCCATTGAAGTGCTCAGTACTCAAATAAGGGGTAACTCCTGCCATAGCTATGTTTTAGCTATTTTGGGGCTGGTTACTTTTTCTTCAACCACCACCAGTTAGTCAGGATAGGAAGCCCTGGGCCATGGTTTGGCCTTTCCTTACATTTTGAGGTATTCATCAGGCAGCTGAGAGTCTTTCCTCTGGGCCACAGAGGTCAGTTGTGATGCTGCTGTAGTTGAATAGCTGGATTTTTCCCATTTAGCTAGTAGAGCCTTTACCCAGGATTTGGAATGTCCCATTCAAACCAGATTTGATGTAAACTGCCTTGCATCTACTTAACTCTGTAGATTAGGACTTGGTGTGCTTTTATCCTATGACTGCACAGGTAGTAACAGGCTACTCTAACTTTTAAGTGTCCCTtagtttaacataagtagttaggACATTCTAGCTGTTCCTCGTTTCATTTAGCTGTGATAGTCTGACTACCTTCCCCAGACTGGAAGAAGAGCTCggtcttgaaagcttgtctctctctccaacagaggttggtccaataaa
The Eretmochelys imbricata isolate rEreImb1 chromosome 1, rEreImb1.hap1, whole genome shotgun sequence DNA segment above includes these coding regions:
- the LOC144261021 gene encoding histone H2A-like, which codes for MPPTGKKINRKIVLTRKTKTPRAGLQFPVGRVHQLLRRGNYAERIGAGAPVYLMAVLEYLTAEILELSGNAARENKRVRILPQHIQLAVRNEEALNRLFEDVTIAGGGVLPNILAQLLPQRTPKDPSKEKIAVASQEESSNDGPRENVRFLLVSSSSPTWNPC
- the LOC144258964 gene encoding histone H2A-like, producing MSGRGKKNVVAAKPTLLPRKTKSAKAGLQFPVGRVHRLLKRGNYAERIGAGAPVYLAAVLEYLTAEILELSGNAARENKKGRIGPRHIQLAVRNDEELNKLFADVTIAEGGVMPNILSQLLPKKTLREPLPRGDAAASQEQSSSH